The following proteins come from a genomic window of Diadema setosum chromosome 20, eeDiaSeto1, whole genome shotgun sequence:
- the LOC140243850 gene encoding oxidoreductase NAD-binding domain-containing protein 1-like — MSVCMVRKTQAVAWRSLSILRSSLLRTMSDHLDRTAHSYREPGVSEAEVVSIQQASETVRLLTLKVDDPKFTFKAGQWVDFFIPGIEIFTGYSMCSSPSQLTASQTLDLAVKISDYPPTMWVHEQCTVGSKVHVRAGGDQLIFDPQPGDPSWNVLLIAGGIGINPLVSMLHHTAHLHDARRDDANAYTPGKVEMLFSAASKSELIFKDTIEDLASKHPSDISAQFFVTRESMADPALTGRRIGKDDVKASIQRLKGRPLRCFICGPPPMIADMEAILHDLGVSDSDVLCEKWW, encoded by the exons ATGAGTGTGTGCATGGTCAGGAAAACGCAAGCTGTTGCTTGGAGGTCGCTTTCAATATTAAG GTCAAGTCTTCTACGAACCATGAGTGATCATCTAGACAGGACAGCTCACAGTTACAGAGAACCG GGTGTATCTGAAGCAGAGGTAGTCTCCATTCAGCAGGCCTCGGAAACTGTGCGACTGCTCACACTGAAGGTCGACGACCCCAAATTCACCTTCAAGGCGGGGCAATG GGTTGACTTCTTCATCCCGGGCATTGAGATCTTCACGGGATACTCCATGTGTTCGAGTCCATCCCAACTGACCGCGAGTCAAACGTTAGATCTTGCGGTCAAAATCAGTGACTACCCTCCTACAATGTGGGTTCATGAGCAG TGCACTGTGGGCTCAAAGGTTCATGTCAGAGCAGGAGGTGACCAGCTGATCTTTGACCCACAACCTGGTGACCCTTCCTGGAACGTTCTACTCATAGCAGGGGGGATAGGCATCAACCCGCTGGTGTCCATGCTACATCACACAGCACACCTGCATGACGCACGGAGGGACGATGCCAATGCCTACACCCCTGGCAAAGTGGAGATGCTCTTCAGCGCAGCCTCAAAGTCTGAGCTCATTTTCAAG GACACTATTGAAGACCTCGCTTCAAAACATCCCTCCGACATCTCGGCTCAGTTTTTCGTCACTAGGGAGTCGATGGCTGACCCAGCACTCACGG GCAGGAGAATAGGTAAAGATGATGTTAAGGCATCAATTCAGAGACTAAAAGGGCGCCCTCTACGATGCTTTATCTGCGGCCCGCCTCCGATGATAGCCGACATGGAGGCCATCCTGCATGACCTCGGTGTCTCAGATTCGGACGTTCTGTGCGAGAAGTGGTGGTAG